The genomic segment GCGGGCTCGGGCGAAGAATTCCCTTGCTCGAATTGAACGCCTCGTCGAGAACGCCGAAAAGTTTGTCGCGACGTTGCTCTCAGATTGATGAATTGCGGGGGCAGGAATCGAACCTGCGCCTCCGGGGTCAAAGCCCAGCATCGCTGCCAACAGCGACTACCCCGCAATGGAAGAGGGACGGGTGGGACTCGAACCCACGCGCTGGTGCTTAACAAACACCTGCTCTGCCGCTGAGCTACCGACCCAATCGAGAGTGCCCTGCGGGAATCGAACCCGCCTGTCCAACTTGGAAGGCTGGCACCTCTGCCGATCGGTCAAGGGCACATATTCTTTCCTCAAGTCGGAAGCCGTGGGACTCGAACCCACAATCCCGATTCTCGGGACACCTGCTTTCGAGCGTTGTACATCTATCGCGGCTTCAGCCTTCATCCTCGCTTTCGCTCGGCCGCAGGCCTTGCTTCCAGCCGGATGACTTCCATTCGTGTTAAGGCTGCGGCGACAGGAATCGAACCATCAACCGAAGCCGCTGGCCGAATAGGTCAGTTGAAGGCGAAGGGCGATAGTCTTTCAAATCCGAGTCGCCTGCCCGTACCAACACGGACTCCACCGCAATTTATATCAGTCAGCGCGGTCGGATTTGAACCGACGATCTCGTGGTCCCAAGCCACGCGGATTTCCATGCTTTCCCACACGCTGACAATCGTTCATCGCGGATCGACCTTCGTTGTCATCAAGGATCGTCCACGCGAACAAAAAAGCACCCAGCGGGAGTTGAACCCGCACCTCCGCCTTGGCGAGACGGTACGCTGCCGCTACGTCATGGGTGCATGCATTCCTGGCCGAATTGTTAAAGACCTATTCGCAACGCGCGATTGGCCAAGTTTGTGAACTCGCTTCATCGCGCATGAAAAAGCACCGGGTGGGACTCGAACCCACGTTGCCGTATTACGGGTGCGGTGTCTTGGCCGCTAAACGACCAGTGCAGCGCCTTCGGCGAGAAAGTAGAGAGTGGAAAGTCGTGAGTGGACAAGAACCGATCCGTCTACTTTCCACTCTCTACGGACTATTCTCTCTGTCCCGGCACGCCGGGACAGAGAGACCAGACGGACTTGAACCGTCACTTGCTCGGGTAAGAACCGAGTGTGCTGCCACTAACACCTTGATCCCGTAATCCTTCGTTCAGTTAGGCCTGGGCGGAGTTGAACCGTCGTCTGGCCCTTATAAGGAGCCTGCTCTCATCGTTGAGCTACAGGCCCAGTAATCAATGGGGCCGGAGGGATTCGAACCCCCACCGGGCAGATTAAAAGTCTGCTGTGCTGCAGTTACACCACGACCCCGGATGAGGACGTGGTTCCATTTGTTCGTGAGGTCTCGATCCATAATCTGCACCTTGTTCAATCGCTTGGAGTGGAGTTGAACCACCGCTGTCGCCGTATCAGAACGACGTGCTTCCGTTACACCACCAAGCGGAGTCGGGATGGTCAGAATCGAACTGACTGTGTTCAACTACCGCGGCCCGGCCTTCATCCTCGCTATTCGCTCGGCGTCATTCCTTACTTCTCAGCTACCAGCCCGGAAATGACAGAACTTTGACTTCGTCAAAACGAAGAAGCCCGGTGTCCTTTGCGTGACACCGGGCTCTTTTGAAAAAGCTTGCGGAGGCTTAGGGCCGATGTCACGAGCGCAGGGGATACGAGGATCTTTCGCTTCGCAAACCTGTATTCCCCGGAATACTGGCAAGATGTTGCCGAATCTGGGTATGCACGGGTTGCGTACCGAAGAGGTTCGCCGGTATGGCAAACCGCCTCGTATCGCTCTGTCTGCAATCGGACATCAGCTGTGAAAACATCATAATCCGCAAGACCTTTGAAATTGTTTCTTCCTGAAACTGCCGGTCAGAGCGATGAACGCCATCGCTGTTGCATTCTTAGATGCGCGAGCGCAGCAATAAGTTCGCGGGAAACTTCAAAAATCAATACGAATCTTGGGTGAGGGTGCGAGCGAATGGGAGGCTTCAAATCTGAACTGAAACGGCGGCGAATTCGTCTCGAGCGTCCCCAATATCTCGTTGCCTCAGCAGGTTGCGAAGGAAGACGTAGACAAGCCAGCCAAAACAGACGGGCTGCTTCACAAGGAACTCTTAAGCCCAGATGCCAATCGGCTGACCTTTTTTGTAGTTCAAGAACGCTTGCAGCGAAACACGCGGACCGCCCTTAAAAGGGATCACAGCGTGGGGCCTGCCTGTGTTGATGATGACGGCATCACCACTTTTGAGCTCGATTCGAATGGGGGGCGGAAGAAGCTTTTGGAAACGTAGCTGCAATTCTTCGTTCTGATAATTCGATTCAAGGAAAAAGTGTTTGACGGAATGCCAATGACCGATTGCTTCATGCATCGTGGTGATTTGAGGATTCCACAGATAGAGATGACCACCAATTTCGGGTTGCTTCAGGTACACATTCAACGAGAACTGGCCCGAATTGCTACTGAGCAGTGGTGAACTATCCACATGGCACCCCAATGACGTTTCCGTAACGGTCTCAGTATTGTCGTACATCACCCGCACAAGCCCGGGTGACATTTTACAGCCCTTATAACGGGCAACAGTCATGCCATCATCCCATAGCTCATCGACCATGATGCGAAATTTGTCATAGGGAGAAACGTACGGCGCCGCCATGCTTCGTAGTTTCTCGGATGTTGAGATGGCGTTTTGAAAGTAGCGATGCCAGCTTTCGTCGCTCTTATTGGCCATACTGAATGGCTCGCCAAAGACATTGACATCACTGGGTTTGAACTCGGTTTTCAGATCGTAGATATTCCAGTTCTCAAGTTTTTCTTTCAGGATGTTTGTCGTCATCCGTTCGCAGACTTCAGCCGTGCAGAACGCGGGAAGGTGAATTGCCAGAATGCGATTAGTAAATAAATCTCGCAGCAATTCCGATGACAGCCGGTCCGTTTTGACAATTCCGGACCCATCCGAGGGCATCGTTTTCCCGGCAGTCAGTTGTTCCATCGGCCAGAGCAAGCACTTCATGATAGGGGTGCGAAGGATTCGTCCGATCAATGGAATGGTGCTAGCTGGTCGCGGAGGAACTTTCATGATGCTCATCGTCGATCGATTCTTTCGGGCTTCAGTCCGCGCCACTGCGCGGATGGTTGCGGACTCAATTTGTTGATGGGGCGAAGTTTATGGCAAAGGAAGTGAAAATCAAGGCTGTGCAGACGGACAGTCTGTCGCGCTCTCTCGATTCCCGGTTCGTCGAGACTTCCCGAAACCATCTGCAATGAAGCCAGAATTCGTGGGCTCTCTCGCGAGATTGTTAAGTGTGTCCAGCGATGTTCTTGGGGCGCGATGTCACAGAGGGATCTTCGCGGTAACCGTTCACAGTCTCAGCAGAGGGGGGGGGCAGGAATATTTACGCGGTTCAATCGGAATCCCACAGTGCATCGACTGGGGTAAGCCTTCCCTTAGCTGCGGGAAAATGAGCCAGTCCTCGGCCTGTGAACGCTGACATCGTCGCATCCACGAATCAGAAGGCCCGAATGAGAGATGCTTTCGGACACCCGCAGCCATAGCGAATGTGCGTGCGAGAGAATTTGAGTCGTGCTGACGATTGACTCGTCGCGAAGATGAACGGCGATGTCCCATTCGTTGGGGCTCATCGCGTCGATGTTTTGTGCCGGGCAGCTTGCGACCAATTATTCAAAAGGCTCGAACTTCTAGAGGATGCCGTGTATTTGAATCCGCTCGCACGTGACCATCGCCACCTACCGCGAATACTAGACAACTACCAGGCGCTCCGAGCGTTCGGCGCTTCTTAATTCCAGAAATTCAAGCCATTGATTCATTCCCAAACCCGTCTTCGCCGAAAGTTCGAGAATCCTCATGCCGGGTCGAACAGCCTGAACGCTCGCGTAAGCCGCTTCTCGATCGAACTCTGTCACGGTTGCGAGTTCGATTTTGGTGATGATCGCCACATCGGCGGTGTTGAAGATGGTGGGATACTTCCGCGGTTTGTCTTCCCCCTCAGTCACGGAAAACAGGACGAGCCGCATTTCTTCGCCCAAGTCGTATGTTGCAGGGCAGACCAGATTGCCGACGTTTTCAATAAATAGAAAGTCGAGTTCGTCCAGGTTCCAGCCCACAAGTGCGTCGCTCACCATCTTGGCTTCGAGATGGCAAACGGAACCGGTGATGATCTGCCGAATCGGGACACCCGCGCGTTCCAGTCGCCGGGCGTCATTCTCGGTTGCCAGATCACCCACGAGTGCGGCACAGCGATACCGTTCGCGCAGCATTGTCAGGGTTCGTTCGAGAAAGAGCGTCTTTCCCGTGCCAGGGCTTGAAACCAGACTGACCACGAAGACTCCGTTGTTGTGAAAACGCTGCCTGAGTAGTCGCGCATCGTTGTCGTTGGCCTTAAGGACCTGGGTTCTTACCTCGACCATTCGAGTTGTCGTCGGGAGGCTCATGACTCGATCTCCATTGCAACGATTTCCAGTTCGCGCCCACAGACGACATCTCCGCATGGTGTCCCGCATTCGGGGCAGCACAAGTCCTGGAAGCAGGGCAATTCGCGTTCGGTGTCGCAGACATGACATCGTACGCGCAGGGGGACTTCTTCGACGACCAATTCGACCTTTGAGAATGGCGACATTTCTCGGGCCAAGTCGAACGCGGATATCAGCGCCTGCTTGATTACTCCCGACAGGGGGCCCAGTTTCAAGTAGATCGATTTGATCTCCGCGCCGCCGCGGCGGTCCGATTCTTCACCGGCAATATCGAGAATACTCATCGCCAGAGACAGTTCGTGCATTCGAGTATCGTCCTATGACATTTCGCTGATACGGATATAGCGCGCCAAACCAGGAAACTCTGCGAACATGCAAACCAGAACCCAGAGGAGAATGAAAACTCCGAGTACAATAGCAAAGATGTCTTCGGCGATGGCCATGATGACTTTCATCGTGCGTACCCCTTTTCACATTGTGTGGTAACAGTTCACAGGCTGGGAACTGGCTCATTTTCCCGCGGTATAAGGAAGGCTTAGCCCAGTCGATGCACTGTGGATTCCAATTGAACCGGGAAATTGTGCTTGTCCCGCTCACTTTGGGCTGTGAACGGTGACCATTGTGTGATCAGATCGTTTGTTGGCGGCACGTTATCCGTGGTCTCGTCGGTGACAACTGGCATTCGTGCATAGACTTCGTTCGTGAGCAGCGCAATTTGATGGATTGCACCTTCGATTGCCGTTTGGACGGTTGGAGTTAATCCCATCTTGCCTTCGTGTTCATCGCCAAGGTCTTCCGGCTCGCACCCGACCAGCAGAATTCGACCTGGGGTTCCGCCGAATGCCCGTACCATCCGCAATACATTCAGCGGGTGCATGCTGTGCGCATCGAGAATCGAATCGGCTTCGTCAATATCATGCAGATCGAGTTCCATCGTGTAGACCGTGCCGGGAGTGCCACCTTGTGGCGTGGCGTCGACCAGGATTGTCGTCTCAATTCCATCCATCAGTGCGTATGCCAGATCCATGCCTCGAATGCCGTAATCGATCACACTGACGCCGCTTGGCCATGTTTGACGTTGTAGACGTTGGACAACTTCGCAGCCGAAGGCGTCGTCTCCACGGAAGATGTTTCCAATTCCCGCGATCAACAGGTGTCGCAACATCATGGGCTCTCCTGTTGATTGTCGGGCAAACGCATCGGTTCAACTTCCTCTGTCGAAAAGAAGAATCGGTGGCCAGGTTTCCTCAAGAATCCCAAATCGCGACCGGGGTCATCGTCCAGGACGACTGCCAGATGAATCTGACCTTCGAAGTCCTGTTCAATGGCTTCGATCGTGGCCACCTTTTTCTGAAACGCGAGGTCCATGATGTCTCCTCGTTTTTTTGGCCAAAGGCGGACCTTGTCGCTCACCCTCAAATCGACTCCAAATACGCGAACACTTTCAAGTCGCGTTTCGACATCCAGTTCGGGCCAGGGAAAGTCCTCCATCATCGTTTTAAGACTCACTTTCTTTCGTTGCGTCGAATTCCTCTTCGAACCAATCAAGCTTGTTCGCGTGTCATTCCTCGAAGCGCGCCATGCAACTTTTCGAAGTGCTCCTGGGGTAACCCCTCTGCGCGTTCCAAAAGCCTTCGTGCTTGTTCATCAACGCATCGCATTTCTCGCTGCTCTCCGGGCGTCAACGTCATGACTCGAAGCATGAGCATTTCGTCGATTTCCGTTGCGTCGAAAAAGTCACCCGGACTTTCCTGTGCAATTTGGGGATAGTCATACAGAATGATGGGTGAGGCCAGTATCGTTTGTCGCGACTTGTTCTCGCCGACAAGCACAGGCCAACAACCTCGCTGCTGACAGGTCGCTGCGGCATCGGCCAATTCCAACGGTGGCTCCAGCAGTGAAACAAATTCTCCATCGCTGACCGTCAATACAGCATGCGTCGAGGCCAATGACGAGAGAAGGACTTGGTCACGAGTTGACGAGTTCGCTTCAGGCAGCGATGTCTCATTGTGGATGACGACTCGCAGCCGATAGACCTGGCCCTCAAGGCGAGTGGCACTGACCACGACGGTTCCACGAAGTTCCTTCTGCGTCCGTTGGACCCATCCCAAAGGTTGCAATGACTGTTCGCAGATCTCTTCCGTCGTCGAGTTCGGCCCGAATCGGAAACGAAGTACATGTGTCGTGTCACAAAGTTCTTCAATGCACAGTTCGAGCGAGTCGACCTCGCGCTCCTCTGCCTCCTGCCAGGTCTGATAGCGATGCCCATTGACTTCGAGGCACTCAACGGGCCGCGATGATCGTGGCGAGATCGCCTGGTCGGGTGAATCGCGATGGACAAATTCTTCGACTTGACGCTGAAGCAAATGCAGAAAACGCGTTCGGACTCTTATCGAAGCGAACCTTTCCTGTAACAGGCATTCCACCTGCATCGTCCAGGACTCGGTCCCCGCTTGGGCCTGGCTGTAGGCTTGCGGTACAAGGACGCCAAAGTTGAACCTTTGTCGATTTTTCACTGCCGACGCCCGATAGGGGTACAGTAGATAGCCTTCGTAGAGTATGGATTGTGCGATTCGATCAACGAGCGGTTGAGTCATGTCGGCACCTCCAATGCGGTGGATGCCAGAAGACGTTGCAATGTCTCGTCCCAAGTGGGAATTCCTTGATGACATTTGAATCTGTAGAGTTGATCGAACACATCGTGTCTCAGGCAAAGCCAGGCGGAATTGGGGTAGTAGAATTCCATCATCTGCTTCCAGGTCGAAACGGGCAGTCGATATCGAGCTTCCTTCGACCAGGGGATTTGGGTCACTTGCAGCATGCCCGTCTCTTGCCGGTAGAAAATTGAGCCACTGAACAGCAGCAAAAGTGGGATATCTCCTTGCTCCAGGCCATAGAAATACTTGGTTGCGGCAACGTTGAAGTCGTATGTGCAGGGGATTTGAACGTCAACCAGAACCTCACGCTGGAACGGCGGGACGAGTGTGCTGACACGTGTCCAATGCATGCTGCGAAGTGTCTCACCCCAGCGATCGGCGGCACCGAACAGGTCAATCAGATTCGTTTGTTCATTCTGGGTGTAGGCCCGCCGATTGGATTCGATTTGGATTTGACATTGCAAATTCACATTCTGGATGGACTGCGATACTCCGCCCTTGATACGGAGTTTTAGGATGAGGGTCGGTACGACCGCGTGTTCAAGTGACGTTGCATCCTCGACATGGAATTCAAGATCCGACATGACCGGGCCTCCGATCAGGGGTCGCCCGTTGTCCGAGAGAATCGAAGAACTCACGCACGCGATTCCAGACGTTTGTACCTCCCGAAAGGCCACGCCAGTGCAGTCTCAGTATGCCCGCGAGTTTATAGCACTCGTCGATGGGCGTGATGAAATACTCATCGACCAAGAAGCCGGCACGGATACCCATCCGATTGACCAGCAACGCTTCCACGTCGGGTTGCAGCGAATTGAGTGGCTTACAATTTCGAATGAGCTCCTGCCATTTCTCAAAATTCAGCAGTGATTCCACGGGCCCCGCTGGACTGGGATACAGGACCATTGTTTTGGCTGCGGAGCTGTCAAAAAAGAAGAAGGCCAAATTGATGGGGATCATCAGGCCGTCCCAGTCGGCATCCGGAATTTGAAAGTCTCGCAATTGATGAATGTCGCGTGGAACTCGGCGATACTTCATCTCTGCCGCACCCGAGAACAGCAGTGCGCAGGCCGTACACGAACACAGCAGGTGTCGGTTTTTCGGATCGAGCAGATGATCATGTTCGGATGGCAATTGCAGGCCACAGAGCTCGCAACGTCGGACGTCGGCGGGGCGCGGCTTGGTGAAGCTTCGCAATGTCGCGAATGTCTTTCGGAACGATGCTTCAGGGATGCGGACTTGTGGCGAAGTGGTCATGGTGACACCGCCAATGCGATGCGTGTTTTTCCGCCTGACTGAAGCAAAGGCAGCGGTTCCAGGTGCAGGGCGGGTAGATCGAGGCAGCGCCCTGCTCGCATGACGTCGAACTGGGTTCCGCAATCTGGACACGAAAGCACACTGCCCGAAAGAGTGCCCGTTTTCAGCGAGTTTCCGCAGTGTGAGCAACCGTTTTGATAGGCGTAAAGACCCGTGTTCAAACGTAGAAATAACACGCTTTGATCGTGCAGGTCGCGCGTGTCGACTTCTCCGTCGGCCAGGTCATGTAAGCCCGCGATTTCCTCCCACTGCATTGCCGAAGCCGCATCGGCGGCATGCTCGAACGATTCGAGCGGAATGAATCCGGGCAATGAGGCGGGAACGACACCCTCGACTTCCAGACCCAGAACATCAGGAGCATGTTCACTGATCGCTTCTTCGATCGCCATCTTGAGTGTCATCGCGGACGACGGGCAGCCGTGACAACTTCCTTGGAGCTGCAGCCGGACAAGTCCTTCGTCGATTTCCAAGAGTTCGACATTTCCGCCATGCGACTTCAGGTAGGGTCGAACCTGCTCCAGAGCTCGTCCCACGCGCGTCACCAGATCGACAGGATGCAATTCGTGCAGAAGTAACAATCCCGCAACCAGTTGGTCCTCGGCAAGTCGCAGGATGGCCCCTTCGCTGGTGGCGATCTGCTGTGTCACGATCTTCAACAAACGCTCTAAACCAGTGCGGTGCAGTTCCATCACCAATTGCACCAACTCGGTGGCGGTATCACGAACCTCCTCATCCGCGAGATGATCGAGGCGTGCGACAAGCGTGTCGATCATCTCAAGCCTCGTGTGCAACGTTGCCTGTTCGGTCATGTCTGGTTGCCCCTTTTCATGAAACGGGAACGAAGCGACAAATCAACCGTTCTGGTCGAAAGAAGCGTGGATGACGCCGTGTCGTCAACGGCACCCGATCGCGTTGTGGGTCACGTCTGTTGAAAATGCTGTCCGAACATCGGCGAATGATTCAGGTCCAGGTGCTTTCCATTTCCCAAATACATATGCACTCCGCATGGCAGGCAAGGATCGAAACTTCGGACAGCGCGCATGATGTCGATCCCTTTGAAATTTTCCGGTCCGTTTTCTTCGAAGATGGGTGTGTTCTGGACCGCGTCTTCATACGGGCCGGGAGTTCCATAGATATCTCGTGGATTCGCATTCCAGGGCGTTGGAGGATACGGGTGATAGTTCGCAATCTTTCGGCCGCGGATCACGACGTGGTGCGACAAGACACCGCGAACGGCCTCGTGGAATCCGCATCCGATGGCCTCATCGGGGACTTTGAACTCTGTCCAGGTCTTGGTTCGACCCACGTGCAATTCCTTCATCGCCTTTTCGGCAAAATAAAGTGCGCATCCTGCGGCATAGGCCTGAAAATAGGTACGGGCACGATCGCGTTCAATCGCGTTGCTCCACTGGGGAATCTTCCATTCGAATTCGACTTCCGGCTTGGTTGCCGTTTTCGGCAGGTAAATCTTGACGCTGGTCCCCGTCGACTTCACGTATCCGATATCCACTTTGCCAGCCAATGCTGTGGCCCAGAATCGAGCGATCGGTCCGCCGCCAGTATCCAATGCCAGGTAGTCGCCGGTGCGTTTGTCGAACCAACGCGGGCACATGACCCAGGTGTAGTTTCCGTTGAAATCTCGCTTCTGTGGTTTCGGGATTGTTGTCTGATTCCAGGGGTGACGCTGATCCACCGGGTTGCCCAGCGGGTCTTGTTTGACAAACGTCTCTTTGTCTTCCCAGTCCTCATAGTAAGAGCTGCCGAGTAAGATTCGTATGCCGAGATTGATGTCCACGAGATCCGTCGTGACAAGTTTTCCGTCGACGACAATGCCTGGCGTGACGAACATCTGGTTGCCCCAGTCATTCATCCGCTTGTACGTATAGTCACAATGGTCGGGGTCTTGAAAAGATCCCCAGCAGCCCAGCAGGATTCGTCGGCGTCCCACTTCCTCATAACCGGGCAGTGCCTGGTACCAGAAGTCGAAGAGATCGTCGTGTAGCGGCAGGCATTTTTTCATGAACTCGACATATCGCATCAAACGCACGATGTAGTCGGTGAAAAGCTGAACCGTTGGAACCGTTCCGACGCCGCCGGGATACAGTGTGGAAGGGTGAACGTGGCGACCTTCCATCAGGCAGAACATTTCGCGGGTGTAGCGGCTGACCAGTAATGTTTCGCGGTAGAATTCTCCTGTAAATGGATTCAGAGCGCGCATGATGTCGGCGATCGTTTTGAATCCATGGTCCGCGGCATGAGGCGCTTCCGTCTTCTCTGCGAGCGCCAGGACACCAGGGTTCGTTTCGCGAACCATTTGTTCGCAGAAGTCGACCCCAACCAGATTATCCTGGAAAATGTTGTGGTCGAACATGTACTCGGCGGCCTCACCCAGGTTGACGATCCATTCGGCAATCGCGGGCGGCCGTACTCCAAAAGCCATGTTCTGGGCATAGTTTGCACAACAAGCGTGATTGTCGCCGCAGATGCCGCAAATGCGGCTGGTGATAAAGTGCGCGTCGCGCGGATCTTTGCCTTTCATGAAGACGCTGTATCCGCGAAAGATCGACGATGTGCTGAAGCATTCAGCGACCTTTCGATTGCCGAAGTCGATCTTGGTGAAGATTCCCAAGCTACCCACGATGCGCGTAATTGGGTCCCAATTCATCTCAACGAGATTGCTGCCTTCCGCGCGATTTCGTTTCCTTGGCTCGACGGTTGTGGCCATGAACGGACTCCTGTGAAGCAAGCAGAACTTGATTGGAGATTTCAGTGCATCGCGAAATGTTTGGACCACGATCGTGGTCTGTCATGTTTCGAAGAGGAACGTTTTGCAGCTACTTCGACTTGACGTATTTGCTCTGATAGCCCGTCGTCAGCGTCGGTTGGTTATGTCGCCACTTTGGTTCTTTGTTGAGTTTCCGCTGCGTCATCCGGCGTAATGGCGTGATGATCTTGCCGTAAAACTTCGATGCCAAAGTCGAGACTCGTGCGCCTGGTGGCTCGTCCATAAAGGGCATGAACTTGTCAGGAAAACCGGGCATTGTGCAGCCGATGCAAATTCCCCCCACGTTCGGACAACCTCCGATGCCGGCCATCCAACCTCGTTTCGGGACATTGCAGTTCACGACGGGGCCCCAGCAGCCGAGTTTGACCAGGCACTTGGGTGATCCATATTCCGATGCGAAGTCCGACTGTTCGTAATAACCCGCTCGATCGCAGCCTTCGTGAACCGTGCGCTCGAACAGCCATTTCGGTCGTAACGCTTCGTCAAGCGGGATCATGGGGGCCAGACCCGCGACCTGGTACAACAGGTACAGCAGTGTTTCCATGAAATTGTCGGGCTGGACGGGACATCCCGGCACGTTGACGATCGGAAGTCCGGACTTCGACTTCCAGTCCCAGCCCAGGTAATCTGCGACACCCATGGCACCCGTCGGATTGCCAGCCATGGCATGAATTCCACCGTAGGTCGCACATGTACCAGCACAGACAACGGCCACGGCTTTGGGGGCGAGCCGGTCAATCCATTCGTTGGTGGTAATCGGTTGGCCTGTTTTTGAGTCGGTTCCCAGTGCCGCCCAGTAGCCTTCGGACTTAATCTTTTCGTTGGGAATCGATCCTTCGAGGACCAGTACGAAAGGATCAAGTTCTCCGCGAGCGGCCTGATGCCAGTACTTCATGAAGTCGTCTCCGACCTCATAGGCAATGACGGGGTTGTGAACATGGACTTTGGGCAAGCCTGGAATGGCCCCCAAGACAATGTTCTCAATACTGGGTTGGCTGGCGGCCGTGATCGAGACAGAATCGCCATCGCAACTTAGTCCCGTTGTCATCCAGACGATATGAATTTCTGCAATGTCTGGTTTTCGCTTGGCTTGGATCGCGGGTGAGGGCATTCGAAATTCTCCTTCTAAGCGGCTTTAGGCCTGGCTAGATCCATCACATTTTTCAGACAACCCCCTTGTTGATTCGAAGTGGGGCGATCGTTTGGACCGCGACGGCGATTTGCAGCAAGGACGCAAATACGAAGCTCCTGCCGCGTTTTAGATGGGGCAACAGCGCAGGGTATGGCCGAAATCTGCCAACCTGACGCGGTGGGATTGAGGGATCTTGTTTGCCATGTCTTGATGCCGTCCGGCTGACTGCACCGCCTGCTGTCTCCGCCCCAGGATCGGCGGGGGTTCGAGCGAACGATGATGCAGCATGAGTCGCCATCAGCAAATCCTTGGCAGCTGTTCCCCGGCTAGCATTGTCACAACTCGCTCGCCGCCGATCATCGATTTCAGCACAACGATGCCGGGGTGATCAGAGACAATTTCGCCAATCGCGACGGCGTTCTTCCCCAGTCGATTGCTGCGCATCACTTGCAACAGGCCCTCAGCCGCATCTGCAGGGACGACCGCGACGAGCTTGCCTTCATTGGCAACATAGAGGGGGTCGAGGCCCAGCATTTCGCAGGCACCGCGGACTTCGCGGCGTATCGGCAGGCGGGACTCCCACAGTTTGACGCCGACGCCCGACGCATCCGCCAGTTCATTCAGTGTGCTGGAAACGCCACCCCGGGTCGGGTCACGCATGCAGCGAATTTTAGGGCAGGCCTTGAGCATCGCTTCGGTCAGTGCATTCAATGGCGCAGAATCGCTTTCCAGTACCGTTTCGAACTCAATTCCTTCTCGTTGCGACATAATGGTTACGCCATGATCGCCGATTGTCCCAGAGATCAGTACCTGGTCACCAGGACGGGCATTGTGAATCGACAATGAACGACCTTCTGGAATCCAACCGATTCCCGAAGTGGTGATGAAGACCTGATCGCCTTTGCCACGATTCACGACCTTGGTGTCACCTGTGACAAGGGTGACTCCCGCGTCTTTGCACGCGGTGCGCATGGAGGCCACGATGCGTCGCAAATCCTCAATCAGCAAGCCTTCTTCCAGGATGAAGGCGGCAGAGAGGAATTGCGGAATTGCTCCTCCTACGGCCAAATCATTCACGGTGCCATGTACGGCCAGCGTTCCGATGTCGCCGCCCGGGAAGAAGAGCGGTTGCACGACGAAGGAGTCGGTTGTGAAAGCCAGGCGGGGGATCAGATGGCTGTTGGATCTGATCCAGCCAGACAGATCGAGCGTCGCTTGATCCTCAAGTGCCGCGAGGACGGGATTGTCCCACTCTTGCAGAAACGTATTTCGGATCAAATCGGCCGACATTGTCCCGCCACTACCGTGTCCCAAGAGGACCCGGTCAGATTTGCTGATGGGACGAGGGCAGCTCAATTGCCCAATGTTGATGGCGCCGGGCATACCGTTCCTATCAGAAATTCAGTGCCGCACTCAAAACCAAGTGGGATGGGCTCGACCAACCCTCATTTAGATTTCTGAACCCGCGGCAACGGGATGCCGCAATCGCCCATAGTTGTAGTAAGCCGCGCAGGCACCTTCAGACGACACC from the Schlesneria paludicola DSM 18645 genome contains:
- a CDS encoding nickel-dependent hydrogenase large subunit; its protein translation is MATTVEPRKRNRAEGSNLVEMNWDPITRIVGSLGIFTKIDFGNRKVAECFSTSSIFRGYSVFMKGKDPRDAHFITSRICGICGDNHACCANYAQNMAFGVRPPAIAEWIVNLGEAAEYMFDHNIFQDNLVGVDFCEQMVRETNPGVLALAEKTEAPHAADHGFKTIADIMRALNPFTGEFYRETLLVSRYTREMFCLMEGRHVHPSTLYPGGVGTVPTVQLFTDYIVRLMRYVEFMKKCLPLHDDLFDFWYQALPGYEEVGRRRILLGCWGSFQDPDHCDYTYKRMNDWGNQMFVTPGIVVDGKLVTTDLVDINLGIRILLGSSYYEDWEDKETFVKQDPLGNPVDQRHPWNQTTIPKPQKRDFNGNYTWVMCPRWFDKRTGDYLALDTGGGPIARFWATALAGKVDIGYVKSTGTSVKIYLPKTATKPEVEFEWKIPQWSNAIERDRARTYFQAYAAGCALYFAEKAMKELHVGRTKTWTEFKVPDEAIGCGFHEAVRGVLSHHVVIRGRKIANYHPYPPTPWNANPRDIYGTPGPYEDAVQNTPIFEENGPENFKGIDIMRAVRSFDPCLPCGVHMYLGNGKHLDLNHSPMFGQHFQQT
- a CDS encoding NADH-quinone oxidoreductase subunit B family protein, with product MPSPAIQAKRKPDIAEIHIVWMTTGLSCDGDSVSITAASQPSIENIVLGAIPGLPKVHVHNPVIAYEVGDDFMKYWHQAARGELDPFVLVLEGSIPNEKIKSEGYWAALGTDSKTGQPITTNEWIDRLAPKAVAVVCAGTCATYGGIHAMAGNPTGAMGVADYLGWDWKSKSGLPIVNVPGCPVQPDNFMETLLYLLYQVAGLAPMIPLDEALRPKWLFERTVHEGCDRAGYYEQSDFASEYGSPKCLVKLGCWGPVVNCNVPKRGWMAGIGGCPNVGGICIGCTMPGFPDKFMPFMDEPPGARVSTLASKFYGKIITPLRRMTQRKLNKEPKWRHNQPTLTTGYQSKYVKSK
- the hypE gene encoding hydrogenase expression/formation protein HypE, producing MPGAINIGQLSCPRPISKSDRVLLGHGSGGTMSADLIRNTFLQEWDNPVLAALEDQATLDLSGWIRSNSHLIPRLAFTTDSFVVQPLFFPGGDIGTLAVHGTVNDLAVGGAIPQFLSAAFILEEGLLIEDLRRIVASMRTACKDAGVTLVTGDTKVVNRGKGDQVFITTSGIGWIPEGRSLSIHNARPGDQVLISGTIGDHGVTIMSQREGIEFETVLESDSAPLNALTEAMLKACPKIRCMRDPTRGGVSSTLNELADASGVGVKLWESRLPIRREVRGACEMLGLDPLYVANEGKLVAVVPADAAEGLLQVMRSNRLGKNAVAIGEIVSDHPGIVVLKSMIGGERVVTMLAGEQLPRIC